The window CCGGGATCGGGCAAAACCCGCGTCGTCACGCATCGCATCGCAAACTTGCTCCGCCACGGCATTCAGCCGCGGAGCATTCTGGCGCTGACCTTTACCAACAAAGCAGCCGCCGAAATGAAATCCCGCCTCGCGAAGCTCGCGCCTGGGCAGCCCGTGTGGATGGGGACGTTCCACCGCTTTTGCGCTCGCATGCTCCGCATCTACGCGCGGTATGTCGGCCTCGGCGAGAACTATTCCATCTACGACATGGACGACAGCCGCAAGTTGCTGAAGCTCGTGCTCGAGGAGCAACAGGTCTCACTGTCGCACACCTCGCCCGATGCGATTGCCCACGCCATCAGCACGGCCAAGAACAATCTGATCACGCCCGACAAGTATCGCGAAGCCTCGCTCTACGGCAGTTCGCTCAGTCACACGGTCGATCGCGTTTATCCCGCGTATCAAAAGGCGTTGCTCGCCGCGAACGCGGTTGATTTCGACGACATGCTGCAACACGTCGCGGTGCTGCTGCGCGAGAGTCCTGAGGTACGGAAGAAACTCGACTCGCAATATCGCTACATCCTGGTCGACGAGTATCAAGACACGAACCTGGCTCAGTATGCGATCATTCGCGCCTTATCGATCGACCATCCGAACCTGAGCGTGACCGGCGATCCCGATCAATCGATCTACGGCTGGCGCGGCGCGAGCGTGCGAAACATTCTCGAATTCGAGCACGATTTTTCGAACGTGAAAACAGTGCGGCTCGAGCAGAACTACCGCAGCACGCAGGCGATTCTGCGTGTGGCCGATGTGCTCATCTCGCACAACACACGGCGGAAGAAAAAGAAACTCTGGACCGAAAACCCTGAAGGTGAAAAAGTTCGGCTGACCTGCTACCCCACGTCGAACGACGAAGCCGAGCAGATCGCTAATCAGATTGCGACCTACGTGCGGCAGGGGCGGTATCGGCCGCGCGACTTCGCGATTTTCTTCCGCACCAACGCGCTTTCGCGGCAGTTCGAGCACGGCCTGCGCGAGCACGTCATTCCGTATCAAATCGTCAACGGCCTCGAGTTCTATCAGCGGATGGAAATCAAGGACGTGATGGCTTATTTGCAACTGCTGAACAATCCGCGCGACAACGTCGCGCTGCGGCGGATCATCAATACGCCGACCCGCGGCATTGGCAAAAGCACGCTCAACAAGCTGCAGGACCATGCAGGCCGCAAAAACATCTCGATGCTCGAAGCCGCCCGCCAGGCCGGAGTTGTCGAAGGGCTGCCGAAAAAATCGGCAGTGGCCGTTGCCAAGTTCGTCGCGCTCGTCGACAAGTTGAACGTCGCCCTCACAGCCGAGGTCGAACACATCGTCGGCTTGGTGTTGAGCGAATCGGGCTATCGCGAAGTGCTGCAGAATTCCGAGAGCGAGGAAGACCAAGAACGCTTGGCGAACTTGGAAGAACTCCTCACGGCAGCGAGGCAGTTCGACGTAACGCATCCCGAAGGTGGCAAGCTCGAAGCCTTTTTGGAAGAGACCGCGCTCGTCTCCGATACCGATGCCTTCGATTCCGAAAACGACCGCGTCTCGCTGATGACGATGCACGCGGCGAAGGGCCTGGAATTTCCCGTCGTCTTCATCGTCGCCTGCGAACAGGGCTTGCTGCCGCACGAACGGAGCCGGCATGACGAAGAAAAACTCGAAGAAGAACGGCGACTGCTGTTTGTGGGCATCACCCGAGCTCGCGA is drawn from Anatilimnocola floriformis and contains these coding sequences:
- a CDS encoding ATP-dependent helicase, whose amino-acid sequence is MDAEQNHLPLTDLFASLTAAQLAAVEHIDGPMLTLAGPGSGKTRVVTHRIANLLRHGIQPRSILALTFTNKAAAEMKSRLAKLAPGQPVWMGTFHRFCARMLRIYARYVGLGENYSIYDMDDSRKLLKLVLEEQQVSLSHTSPDAIAHAISTAKNNLITPDKYREASLYGSSLSHTVDRVYPAYQKALLAANAVDFDDMLQHVAVLLRESPEVRKKLDSQYRYILVDEYQDTNLAQYAIIRALSIDHPNLSVTGDPDQSIYGWRGASVRNILEFEHDFSNVKTVRLEQNYRSTQAILRVADVLISHNTRRKKKKLWTENPEGEKVRLTCYPTSNDEAEQIANQIATYVRQGRYRPRDFAIFFRTNALSRQFEHGLREHVIPYQIVNGLEFYQRMEIKDVMAYLQLLNNPRDNVALRRIINTPTRGIGKSTLNKLQDHAGRKNISMLEAARQAGVVEGLPKKSAVAVAKFVALVDKLNVALTAEVEHIVGLVLSESGYREVLQNSESEEDQERLANLEELLTAARQFDVTHPEGGKLEAFLEETALVSDTDAFDSENDRVSLMTMHAAKGLEFPVVFIVACEQGLLPHERSRHDEEKLEEERRLLFVGITRAREELQLSYAGYRMFRGVNAPTVPSSFLNELPKEEMQRQLPSSSLRRAWQDPESQLPDDDDFAAELPPDELPTPKSKTRIDPEEDFSQIEPPAAKKKVLDKRFSLMSGADLLSQQADTGPRFAPHLFKHGMSVLHPEHGLGTIVALGGEGPKRTVTVHFEKEGRERRFFLIHAKLEPVEMDS